One segment of Asaia bogorensis NBRC 16594 DNA contains the following:
- the atpA gene encoding F0F1 ATP synthase subunit alpha, which produces MDIRPAEISDILKQQIASFNDEAQVSETGTVLSIGDGIARVYGLSNAMSGEMVDFQATGDRGMVLNLEEDSVGIVVFGDGDGIREGDTVTRTGAVVEVPVGKGLLGRVVDALGNPIDGKGPLTDVVMKRAEVKAPGIMPRQSVCEPMQTGIKAIDALVPIGRGQRELVIGDRQTGKTAILIDTIVAQKPVNATGDEKQKLYCIYVAIGQKRSTVANLVRTLTEEGSMEYSIVVAATASDPAPMQYLAPYSACSMGEFFRDNGMHALICYDDLSKQAVAYRQMSLLLRRPPGREAFPGDVFYLHSRLLERAAKMSDEFGGGSLTALPVIETQAGDVAAYIPTNVISITDGQIFLETDLFYKGIRPAVNVGGSVSRVGSAAQIKAMKQVAGKIKLDLAQYREMAAFSQFASDLDPATRKQLERGARLTELLKQPQTSPLPVEEQVVVLFAGTRGFVDVVKVDQVVRYEATLLAEMRSSGKVILDAIRTDRQIKPEVEAKLTELLTAFNKRFAA; this is translated from the coding sequence ATGGATATCCGTCCCGCAGAGATTTCGGACATCCTCAAGCAGCAGATCGCGTCCTTCAATGACGAAGCGCAGGTCTCCGAGACGGGCACCGTCCTGTCCATCGGCGACGGTATCGCGCGCGTCTATGGCCTGTCGAATGCCATGTCCGGCGAAATGGTCGATTTCCAGGCTACGGGCGACCGCGGCATGGTGCTGAACCTTGAAGAGGACAGCGTCGGTATCGTCGTGTTCGGTGATGGCGATGGCATCCGTGAAGGTGACACCGTCACCCGTACGGGCGCCGTGGTTGAAGTGCCGGTCGGCAAGGGGCTTCTGGGTCGCGTTGTTGACGCGCTCGGCAACCCGATCGACGGCAAGGGCCCGCTGACCGACGTCGTCATGAAGCGCGCCGAAGTGAAGGCTCCGGGCATCATGCCGCGCCAGTCCGTGTGCGAGCCGATGCAGACCGGTATCAAGGCGATCGATGCCCTGGTGCCGATTGGCCGTGGCCAGCGTGAACTCGTGATCGGTGACCGTCAGACCGGCAAGACCGCCATTCTGATCGACACCATCGTGGCCCAGAAGCCTGTCAACGCCACGGGTGACGAGAAGCAGAAGCTTTACTGCATCTATGTCGCTATCGGCCAGAAGCGTTCGACCGTTGCCAACCTCGTTCGCACGCTGACGGAAGAAGGCTCGATGGAATACTCCATCGTCGTCGCCGCCACAGCGTCCGACCCGGCACCGATGCAGTATCTCGCACCGTACTCGGCCTGCTCGATGGGTGAGTTCTTCCGTGACAACGGCATGCATGCCCTGATCTGCTATGACGATCTGTCGAAGCAGGCTGTGGCCTATCGCCAGATGTCGCTGCTGCTGCGTCGTCCGCCGGGCCGTGAGGCTTTCCCGGGTGACGTGTTCTATCTGCACTCGCGTCTGCTCGAGCGCGCTGCCAAGATGTCCGACGAGTTCGGCGGTGGTTCGCTGACGGCTCTGCCGGTGATCGAGACGCAGGCTGGTGACGTTGCCGCCTATATCCCGACCAACGTGATTTCGATCACTGACGGTCAGATCTTCCTTGAGACCGACCTGTTCTACAAGGGCATCCGCCCCGCCGTGAACGTCGGTGGTTCGGTGTCGCGCGTTGGTTCGGCTGCCCAGATCAAGGCGATGAAGCAGGTTGCCGGCAAGATCAAGCTCGACCTCGCCCAGTACCGTGAAATGGCTGCGTTCTCGCAGTTCGCTTCCGATCTCGACCCCGCTACCCGCAAGCAGCTTGAGCGTGGCGCACGCCTGACGGAACTGCTGAAGCAGCCCCAGACCTCGCCGCTGCCGGTTGAGGAGCAGGTTGTCGTGCTGTTCGCCGGTACGCGTGGCTTTGTCGACGTGGTCAAGGTCGATCAGGTCGTGCGTTACGAAGCCACTCTGCTGGCCG